The DNA window TATATACATCTAGGGTACATTACATGAGATCGTCTTGAATCTCGACTTCGAGGCATTTCTTAGGAATTTGGTATGTATAGTCTCAGTGATCAGGTTTCAGGAGGTGGCCTAATAGGAAGCAATCCCGTTGATGTGACCAAGTCTTAGTGTAACTCCACAGGTTGCGGTTTAGCTGGGACATAAGATCGAATAGTATCCTTCTTTATCTAATATAGTAATCTAAATAATATGGAATTAAGGAGGAAATTAAAGCATAAAAATCATTATCACGATTACTAGAATGAATTGAAAATCAATGCGGACTTTCTCATAAAAAATATAACGTGATAGTCCATGAActtggaaacaaaaaactccATTCTTTAGACAAGAAGACACTCTTAAAGACGGACTGAGGCCATGAGACACACTATGCCTCATGGCCTCAGTCCGTctttaaaacaaattttttggtTTCCGCTCTCTGCTTACTCCGGAGTTTTGAAACGAAGAATTCACTTTATCTTGTCAGTTTTCTTTAGGATGAAAGATTCTCTAGCTGAAAAATTGCACCAAAAGTGAAAGACCTGAGAGTAATAATTTGGGAATAACATCAGGGAAAGGACAGTTAATTTCACTACGGTCCCATTTAGGTTATTCATTACATTAATTATTATCATGCTTATTATcatctgcagtttttttcataaacaatTTAAGATTATAGCAGTACATACATCACGCTATGCATTAACAGAGTATCAAATTTATCACATAAACGTATTTAATGTGGGGCCACGGATACATCACAATTGAATGtgtattttttgcatttaaggGCTGAGAGCCTCAAATGCTcctctttaatttcttttcaagatACCATCCACAGAGAGGAAGTGGAGGAGTCGTAACTGGCAATTTCACTGAGAATACCTGGCTAATTAACTGTTAATGGAAAAATCTAGCTAGTTAGTAGTTAGTTAATATACGGGAGTTCAAATATACTGAAATATCTGAAAGTACCTCTTAGAAGgttcctcttattttttggcaagaaactgagaaaaaacgtTGGCTTCATCACGGCAAAAATTGTACGATTGCTAGAAACTGACTACTCACATCAAATACTATCAATACCAGGTTGTTGTTTAAAACATGTGCTTCTCGAATTATAGCAAATACAAATGGAGGATTATTCGTTCTGCTGAAGAAAGTTTGAGCCGCAccgaaaacttcaaaacaaaCTTTTCTAGATTGATTAAGAactcttgaaaattttataattttgaaatattgctGGACGAGATCTCCTCTCCTCTCTGGGGTTCACCCCTGCCAAATCCATGAATGCGCACTTTCTCTTTGATCGTATTTCTCCACTAATGTGAACAAACTTCACCGGCGACGTCCAGACAAGCTCCTGGTTgttgtttaaaacttttaaaacaCATGCTTCTTGAATTAGTGCCTTTCGCTACGTGTTCCTTACGTGCCAGTAGAGTTCCTCATCCGGAATCAGCCAAGTTCTGGTGCTACCTATCCCTAACACAAATACTTGTGATAtttctgaaattgaaaagttttgaaactAATATATACGAAGAGTTTTGCAGTGTGGCCAGTACTCTCACATACGTCGCTGGCAAGAAGGAACTCTTACAAATACGCGGCAGCTTTTCGGCGCTAGTATTCGGCCTCCAGACACTATAATTTTCATGAATACCTTGACGTCATTATCTGTAAATCACCCAGCTATTATTGGTAGTTACATTTtctgttgcatttttttttgtgtccaTTTTGTTACCGTCTTTCAGAGGCTGCGAAAATGGCTATACCTACTGTAGGTGTTGTAGATAGCAACTCAGATCCTGCTTACCTCACCTACCTCGTTCCAGCCAACGATGACACTCCTCAAAGTGTCGAGTATTTATTAAGGTATTAATTTCCCTCTTATCGTTTTTCGTATTCCATATCTTGTATCAGCTTTTTTTATATACATAATTTATTAAGTTTAACGTTTCTATAATTCCACGTTTGATCCTCTCCTCTTCAAACCGCAAAAGTAACCATTTTTCAAACAAGAACGGTTTGTCTTCATTGATCTACTATTTTCTGTTAACTATTTCTTATGCTGATTGTTCCTCGTCTCTAGTTTTCCATCCGTGACAGAGGACAAACCGTTCTCtggtttctttcctttctagaACTTGTTTTCCATAGATGTGATTATGCATTACAACAGTAGAGCATACGAGTAGTGCAGAAATGACCCGTCTGATGTCAGcatgaaatttctttcttatttgtcTTCGACTTCTTATGATAAGCCTTTTCGATATCTGGAGATAGTATCTGTCCCATTGTCATGAATTTTAGCTACTCATTAGCGTCACAATTTCCTTGCGTCtaatacatatatgtatgtgtatttatttatgaaactGCTGACCTGACACGTCGCTCATATCGTAAGTAATCttcaattagtttttttcttacttccaGGTTGTTCAAAGAGGCGATCATCCGAGGAAAGGAGGCACGAAAGACGTAAATATCTCAATAGTTATTGTTTTCAATAGATACATTACATTGTTTCATTGTTGTGCGAGGTTGTTATgtatattttgtttgttttagtaGTATGTTTTGTAGtatgtttttatgtttaaaTGTTCTAATCTTCAGAAACcatttactttgaaaaatgtaaagaatGAGTGCCTTAGTTTTGTGCTTCTCCATGGTACTTTCCTTATCATATTACAGTTAATTAGTATTCGTTCTCATCTCTTCATTATCACATAGGAGCATTCAGTTATGCTGGGGAGGGTGCTGCCATCGTTAGCGTCCACCTCCTGTTTGCGATGCGTAACAGTCAGTATGGCAAATCTTTCAACGAGTGTTGGAGGTGTTCCAAGTTCTACAGATGTGAATCCAGCAATTTGTTCAAGACAACTTCCCAAGATGACGAAAAGTCCGTTTGTGGAAGTACCACAGGTTGTTAATATGTGCTTACATATTACTTATTTCTGTTCATGAATTTTCGTTCTCGTAGGCATGGGTGTCTTCTTTTGATGCCATTGAAGATAGGAAGTTAGGTATAGTAGATCTGCATCCCGACATTTTTCGCGTTCCTCCTCGGCTTGATATCTTGCATAGGTAAGATTTCTATTATCTGACTATGTATTGAAATTCTAGTACGCCATGatatacttccagaaatataaCGTGGCAGTCTGTTTATCGTAATGTTCAGCTTACGAAACAACTTACTCGGGCTGAAATGCCGGGAGGaggtttgagttttttttttctttttgaagacaCGACCTACGAGTTTTatttataaaacaaaacattcaggTCGAAAACCCTGGCCTCAAAAGAAAACTGGGCGTGCGCATGTTGGGTCTATACGCTCACCACAGTTTATTCACGGAGGTTTTGCAAACGGAGTACGTGGCCCGCGGACATGGTTTTACATTCTTCCCGACGCAGTCAGAATTAAGGGTAGGTGCAAAATATACCTGTAGTTGACGGAACTTAGAACTTTCTTATGAAGTGAAAATCATCGTAGTTACATAATTTTGGAGTGTGGCTCTCACTGAATTGATTAGTTTTGAAAGCTCATTCCGCTGGACTAGCTTTCAGCATACTTGTTCCAAACCTCAATATAGGGTTTTTGCTgaagctggaaaaaaatcgatcacATAATTCATGCTCTTTTTAATGGATGACGGGATTTGGTTATATGTCGAATGTTTTTAAGTTCTCAGTGTATTTCAGTCACTcactattttcctttttatcgCTCTTTTTTGGTCTTCTGCTAAGCTTCTGTTTTTGGTCTCTCCATTCTGCTAGGGTTTACAGCTTCCATAATTTTATTCTCAAATAGATTCAAATGAAAGTTGAACAGTGAGGACTTGACTGGATATCGATCCAGTACTCGAGTCATTAGCAAATGTTCTAATAAACTATTACAAGGATAAGGGTACCGATATTCCAGATAAAGGCGAGAGCAAAAAAATAGTTATATAAAGTGAGAACAATTGAAGACTGTCAATTGTTTATGTTAAGAGTTTTCAGCAGGATCATCCTAACATAATGTAACATTATTCTTTGGTTTCTGTACTCTGTTTTCCCTTCTTTAAGGTCTGTGTGTGGCATTAACTTTGAAACACGCTCAAAACTGCCTCCAAATAGTCGACAGACTAGACCAGTTCCCTGCTGAAGCTGATGCCCAATATCTCCATGACTTAGCGGACCATCGTAATTGGGGATACTCCGTACTTTTTGTGAATGACACCGATGAGGTAATCTCCATggaattgttttcatttatacTAGAATGAAGTGATCAGATTGAGAGACATTTTTCATTACTGGAACTTTTCCAAGttcttgaagagaagaaagtaaaatgagagagtaaaaataaaatggggTGTTTACAAATAATTGCTTTACTAGaaggaagcaaaagaaaaaacaccattacatattatatatatattataataatataatatcataTATCTAAGCTGCTGTGTAATCACACACCCATTACATTAATTTGAACTTAGGGTGGTGGTTAGAGAACAATAAAGTTATGACTACGAAACATAACACTGGTACCACTTCTCGGGTTCTCCTTTCTTCAATGAATGGGGGTGCCTTCTCAACAATTTATTAACTCTTATGTactcgagtcaaaacgacatgaaactcgatgcaattgcgtatgcggctgggctcgaagcggtgcagtagGGCTTGTGGTAAGGATCGAGTTGAGACTATCCCAAACTGCAACAAATAGTGGTGGTGCTGGCAAAGGTCccctctcgatcctaactgctatgttccaccgcaccgcttcgaacacaTACGCTTGCACAACTATACCGAACATTCTCTCGCAATTACCCAACTATATCACATCCACTAGATCTAATGCATAACATAACTTCAAGATAAGTATTTACTGTTCTTTACAGATCACTGGTGGGCTAGCGACTGCTCTCAAACAAATTCCATCATTCACAGCTATGCCAGTTTATGGACTGAATTGTTTCTCTCTTATGAAATACGAAACTATAGTGTTATCTCGAAGCGCCTTAGATTTGTTAGAAGAGCGCTTACTGAGGCAACTTCATAGAGCTGGAccattgaataaaaaatacaggTAAAGTGAATTATTGTCGTGCTGAAGTGagatttcaaattaatttaccAATACATACAGGTATATGGACTACAAAGAAAGAATACTCAACGAGAGTGAAGGAGAAGATGATCCTGAGCAGCCTCCCATTGTTTGACTTGTTATTAGATAtgtgtttgttattttctgagatttgtttttattgtttaaaaatgATTATTTTATGTTCTCTAAATGTAGCAGCCATAAATTCAGCAATTCCCTGTGTTTAGTCCGCATTGATCGTTGTGTGGTTTTGGATTTTAATTAGACAAGGCAAAATCTGACAACTTCCGATAAATCCTCAACCCACTACTTTCTTCACTACAACTCATTCCTTAGTAAGAGGTCCGACACTTAGAAGGTAGTGAACAAAGTCCCGACTCCTACACCTGGTCTTCTAAACTATCGGGTTTCAAGAGTTGAACttgttagtttttattttcttcatcattTAATCTTCTTGACTTCGGCTGTTCGTTCCCTGCACAAACTTCCTTTACAATCAGGGAATCTTGATCCTGAGAGTATATACATTTTGCTGCTAAACCACtactctctctttttttaattgattacAAAGTTGTTGACTGCTGGATGAAGTTTTTTTCGCTAGACTTCGTTGGTTTTTCCCCCAGAATGTTTACCTACTTCATTCGCTTTCTGTTCTTGTTAGATTTCGCTGTTGTAGATTTCGGCGTTAATAAAAGTTAATCCTGCCAAGTAAATGTTATTCACTGATATTTGTATTGATTATCGATgtactttgtttgttttcattttttctgtatttggcTTCCACACAATGCTTTTTATGGAACACTTTTCCATTCATATTGATACTTTAGCATTTTTCTGGAGATTGACGATGTCGACAGAAGAGGGGGCTGGCTCTAAGCCAGTTCCTTTAGCTCAGCGAATTCTAGCTCTGCAGGCCCGCAACAAAAGACGCTTGCATGCATACGAAACTAGTCGTACTTCTCAAAGTAAGACTGTTGTCATTCTAATCTAAAAATCGTAATAGGTTTAAAAGTCTAGGGATtccttttttgcagtttttccttttttaacttCTTGCTTGTTCGGTGGCAACACCAATGCTTCTTCAGTATTGGTTACAGGTGAGGGAAATAAGGAGAACAGCTTGCTTTCTTCATCCATGAGCTCAAGGCAAAATAAGACTGCTCCGGCAGGAGAAATGTTTGACATGAGCAAGATTAACGATAGTCTCAGGGTGGGTTACTTAACTCTACTTCTGAATTGAATCTTCCATGCGTCGTGCTGCTGAACCTGATAATGTAAAGTTCTAGGTTGTTCGCCACAACGTGAGTAGTAGCTCTTCAGATTGCACTCATGGCAAAAGCCCTTCTCAGGTGCATATTAACTGTTCCCTAAGGGCAACAAAACAAACGCCTTCGCTTTCAGCCATACCGGAAAAAGGAGTAGAACGAGAAAGGTAGATATTGTGCTTTTGTATTGATATTAACAAGTAACTAATTTTATATAATGGGCAGCATACGTCGTGGTCTTGGGGCATGCAGTATATTATTTCTTCATGGAACAAGTGATTGAAGGAGATTCCTAATTAATTAGAacgcaaaaaagaaacgaagctCTGGGTTTAAGACTAAGTCAGATGAGATGAAAGCGAATTGCATGTCACCCCACGTGCAATTATGTGCAATTATTATTAAGTGAGCTGTTTTAAAACGAAATATCTCATTACGTTTTGCGTAAAGAACGAACGATAAAGTGCGTCGCATTGGTCAATCTCTTTGGAATGCGTCAACGtgactt is part of the Necator americanus strain Aroian chromosome V, whole genome shotgun sequence genome and encodes:
- a CDS encoding hypothetical protein (NECATOR_CHRV.G19877.T3), which codes for MRLGLPVLRSCQQAVPCTLSVRACSSASQIKSQIPMTPGKDILQKASVRPSILSDYISDTLRVEDKFKLESLVTVSDMFNARLHLGHKIGTLNNNMKWALYGERLGVCVFDLDITRSHLMRALNFVAHVAMRGGLILFVTTNRDTMFSVEKTAEECGQYSHIRRWQEGTLTNTRQLFGASIRPPDTIIFMNTLTSLSVNHPAIIEAAKMAIPTVGVVDSNSDPAYLTYLVPANDDTPQSVEYLLRLFKEAIIRGKEARKTYAGEGAAIVSVHLLFAMRNNVNPAICSRQLPKMTKSPFVEVPQAWVSSFDAIEDRKLGIVDLHPDIFRVPPRLDILHRNITWQSVYRNVQLTKQLTRAEMPGGGRKPWPQKKTGRAHVGSIRSPQFIHGGFANGVRGPRTWFYILPDAVRIKGLCVALTLKHAQNCLQIVDRLDQFPAEADAQYLHDLADHRNWGYSVLFVNDTDEITGGLATALKQIPSFTAMPVYGLNCFSLMKYETIVLSRSALDLLEERLLRQLHRAGPLNKKYRYMDYKERILNESEGEDDPEQPPIV
- a CDS encoding hypothetical protein (NECATOR_CHRV.G19877.T2) → MLGRVLPSLASTSCLRCVTVSMANLSTSVGGVPSSTDVNPAICSRQLPKMTKSPFVEVPQAWVSSFDAIEDRKLGIVDLHPDIFRVPPRLDILHRNITWQSVYRNVQLTKQLTRAEMPGGGRKPWPQKKTGRAHVGSIRSPQFIHGGFANGVRGPRTWFYILPDAVRIKGLCVALTLKHAQNCLQIVDRLDQFPAEADAQYLHDLADHRNWGYSVLFVNDTDEITGGLATALKQIPSFTAMPVYGLNCFSLMKYETIVLSRSALDLLEERLLRQLHRAGPLNKKYRYMDYKERILNESEGEDDPEQPPIV